CCCCACGAGGACGGCTCTGGCGACAACTGCATGTCCTATGCTGAGCTCTTCGATTTCCTTTATCTTTTTTACCTCCAGGACGTTGCTGTAATCCAGTCCGTGACCTGCATGTACCTTAAGTCCAAGGCTCCGGGCATATCTGGCCGCCTTTTCCAGAGCTTCAAAAGCGGCTTTTTTATCCTGCGGGTCGACCGCTTCGGCAAAAATACCCGTGTGTAATTCCACAACGTCGCTTCCCACCCTGTGAGCCGCTTCAACCTGCGCAATGTCGGGGTCGATAAAAAGGCTCACCTCAATCCCACCACCATGAAGCCTTTCCACAACACTTCGTACTCTCTCTTCCTGCGACACCACGTCCAGCCCACCCTCGGTGGTCAATTCCTCTCTTTTTTCGGGAACCAGCGTACATCGATCGGGCTTAATCCTGAGAGCAATGCTTATCATCTCTTCGGTCATCGCCATTTCCAGATTAAGATGGGTCTTGACCACCTGACGAAGAATCTCGACATCCCTGTCCTGAATGTGCCGTCTGTCTTCTCTAAGGTGCACCACTATTCCCTGAG
This Thermodesulforhabdus norvegica DNA region includes the following protein-coding sequences:
- a CDS encoding pyridoxine 5'-phosphate synthase, giving the protein MKLAINVDHVATVRQARKAKYPDPVAAAILAELGGAQGIVVHLREDRRHIQDRDVEILRQVVKTHLNLEMAMTEEMISIALRIKPDRCTLVPEKREELTTEGGLDVVSQEERVRSVVERLHGGGIEVSLFIDPDIAQVEAAHRVGSDVVELHTGIFAEAVDPQDKKAAFEALEKAARYARSLGLKVHAGHGLDYSNVLEVKKIKEIEELSIGHAVVARAVLVGMEQAVRDMIRLIEGS